Below is a genomic region from Hippea sp. KM1.
AGCATATTGGCCAAGGTTTGGCGTGATAGGTATATGGAGCTTGCAGCCGACATATACCCGAGGTATGGCTTTGAGAAACATAAGGGTTATGGCACAAAGGCGCATAGCGTTGCACTTGAAAAATACGGGCCGTGTCCGATTCACAGGTTTAGCTTTAAGCCGATTCAGAGGATTTTAAAAGAAAGGAGCAAAAAGCCGAGATTGCTTCTGCATGCCTGCTGCGCCCCTTGTGCGACAAGTGTAATAGAGAGGCTAAAGGGTGATTACGATGTTGAGGTCTTTTTTTACAACCCCAACATACACCCCAAAAGGGAGTATGAGATAAGGTTGGAGGAGATCAAGAGGCTCTGTCAGCACCATGACATAAAACTCCATGTGGGCGAATACAACCCAAAAAGATGGGTTGATATGGTTAAGGTGTACAAGAATGAGCCTGAGGGTGGCAAGCGATGCGTTTTGTGCTATGCGGATAGGATGAAACAGACGGTTAAGTTGGCAGAAGAGCTTGGCTTTGATTACTTTACCACAACGCTATCGGTTAGCCCTCTTAAGGATTATAGGAAGATAAAGTCGATAGGTGATGTGCTTGCTGCAAGATACGGCATAGATTTTGAGGATACGGATTTTAAAAAGAAGGACGGGTTCAAGCGTTCCGTGGAGTTGTCCAAGGAGTTTGGTTTTTACAGGCAGACTTACTGCGGATGCGTCTATTCCAACATCGAGCAGAAGAGAAAGAGGGGTGTTTTACATGGAAAAGGTTCAGATTGATGCATTGATAGATAGGTATGGGTTTGAGATGATTGAGACCCACATATCGTGGGTTTTGCTTGGGGGTGGGTTTGTCTATAAGATAAAAAAACCTGTGGATTTTGGTTTTTTAGATTATACGACAATTGAAAAGAGGCTGAATTTTTGCCAGAAGGAGGTTGAGCTAAATAAAAGGCTTGCTGAGGAGATATACTTAGGTGTTAGCAAGATTACAATCAAAAACGGCGATATATCGATAGACGGTGATGGTGATGTTATCGATTATGCGGTAAGGATGAGAAGAATGCCGCAGGATAGGATGATGGATGTTTTGCTTGATGAGGATAGGATAACACCCAAACAGATTGATGCTTTGGCAAAAAAGGTGGCGGATTTCCACAAAACCGCAGCAACCAACGATTACATATCCTCCTTCGGCAGCCTAAAGACAAATAGATTCAATACGGATGAGAATTTCGAGCAGACAAAAAACGGCATAGGAACGTTTATAACCCAGTTTCAGTATGACGCCATTAAGGACTATACGGATAGGTTTTATCTCCAAAACGGTGGAGTATTCCAAAAGCGTATAGATGAGGGCAAGGTCAGGGATTGCCACGGCGATATGTATTCCAAGAATGTCTGTATAGTTGATGAGGATCACATCTATATATACGATTGCATTGAGTTTAATGAGCGCTTCAGGTATTCCGATGTTGCAAGCGATGTCGCCTTTATGTTGATGGATCTTGAGAATAAGAATAGATGGGATTTGTCTGAGCTGTTTTTGAAGAGCTATCTTGACTATTCCTCGGATGCCACCATGATGGAGGTGCTTGATTTCTATAAGATCTATAGGGCCTATGTTAGGGGTAAGATAGCCTTCTTTCAGAACAACACCGAGGAGGCCAACGGCTATTTCGATCTGGCATTTGGTTATCTGCCGGCTTATTACAAGCCTAAGGTGCTCATCTTTTGCGGCTTAAGTGGCTCTGGAAAGACCACGCTGGCACTTGAGCTGTCCAGAAGATACGGCTTTGTGGTTCTCTCAAGCGATGTAATCAGGAAGAGATTGGCAGGTATGGATATAAGCAAGAAGGATCTTGCAGATTTCGGTGGCGGCATCTATTCGGCTCAGATGACAGAGAGGGTCTATGAAAAGATGATAGAGGATGCCTATCAGCTTGCAAGGTTGGGCAAAAGCGTTATTCTGGATGCCACCTTTTTGAAAAAAAGCCAGAGAGATGCTGTTTTTGAAAGGTTTATAAGGCTCGGCATAAAGCCTAAGGTTGTTTTTGTTGATATAGACGATAAAACGGCAATGGAGCATTTCAAAAAGAGGCAGAGCGAAAGGAGTGCATCGGATGGAAGGTATGAGATTTACCTGAAACAGAAGGAGTTGCTTGAAAAACCCGATGATGCGATTATCTTATCTGGCAAGGCCGATATTGAGGATAATTTAAGGGTTTTAGGAGGGTTTTTAAGATGAGGCTTGGTGTTAATATAGACCATGTGGCCACCATAAGGGAAGCCAGAAAGACCAACGAGCCAGAGCCGATATATGCAGCCCTGCTTGTTCAGGAGGCCTTAGCCGACGGTATAACAATGCATTTAAGGGAGGATAGGCGCCACATTCAAGATAGGGATGTTTATCAGGTAAAGGAGATTGTAAAGATCCCGTTGAATCTTGAGATGAGTCTGAATGAAGAGATAGTTAAGATAGCCCTGGATGTAAAACCACACCAGGCGACGCTTGTGCCGGAGAATAGGCAGGAGATTACAACAGAGGGCGGCTTAGATGTTGTGGCAAATAGCGATAGGGTATCTGAGGTTATAAAGAGGCTACAAGATAAGGGTATCCTCGTAAGCCTGTTTATAGATCCGCAGGAGTGGCAAATCGAGCAGGCAAAGAGCCTGGGTGCGGATGCGATAGAGCTCCACACGGGCAATTATGCAAATGCAAAACACGATGTGGAAAGGCGCATGGAGCTTGAAAAACTAATCGATGCTGCCAAGTATGCCAAATCTCTGGGTTTGCATGTCCATGCAGGGCACGGCCTTACCTATGAGAATGTAAAACCGGTTGCTGCGATTGAGGAGATAGAGGAGTTAAACATAGGCCACAGCATAATAGCAAAGAGCGTCTTTGTCGGTATAAAGGAGGCCGTAAGGCTGATGAGGCAGTTGATACAAGAGGCGCGATGGAAGTCGGCATAGATATAGAGGAAATCGAAAGGATAGAGAGGGCCCATAAGCGGTTTGGTGATAGGTTTTTAAGGAAGATTTTTTGTAAGGAAGAGATAGATTACTGTTTTTCTAAGAAGAACCCCTATCCGTCGCTGTGTGGGAGGTTTTGCGCAAAAGAGGCCGTTGTGAAGGTGTATGGTGGCGCTATTGGAATCTCGGATGTAAAGATAATCACTAAAGAGAGTGGTAAGCCTGTGGTTTTTATCCACGATGCACCATCCGATATAGCCATCTCTATAAGCCATTCGAGGCTTTATGCCACAGCCATTGCCGTTAAGCCATGAACGAGATTGAGGCGTTTTTAGAGCTAAACCGCATACTCAACAGTCTAAACCCATATGCAATGGATCTATCGCTTGATAGAATCAAATCGTTTTTAAACAAGATAGGCAATCCGCAGGATAGCTTTAAATCCATCTTAGTGGGTGGGACAAATGGCAAGGGCAGCGTGGTCAGTATGCTTTCTTTGGCCTTTGAACAAGCCGATTACAATGTTGGCACATACACATCACCCCATCTTATTCAGTTAAACGAGCGTTTCAGGATTAACGGTAAGGTTGTCCCTTTTTATGTGCTGCTTGATTATGCCCGCTTCATCCAGAGTATAAATTTTGAGCGTCTGACCTATTTTGAGTTCTTAACGGTGATGGCCTTTCTGCTGTTTAAGGATTTCGGTGTGGATGTGGCCGTTTTAGAGGTTGGCATGGGCGGTGAATTTGATGCCACGAATGTGGTTAATCCCATCTTGAGTATTATAACCTCCATATCGTTTGATCATACACAGCATTTGGGCGATACGCTTGAGAAGATAACCCTAACCAAAAGCAAGATCATCAAAAATTTAGGGGTTGTTTGCAAAAACCCCGATGTTGTTATAAAGACCATCAAGGATAGCGTTGATGCTGAGGTGTTCTTTGTCGATGATAGTTATGTGAAAAGGGCAGAAGGGTTGGGTTTTTTTAATGTTAGCTTAGACAATGTTGCAGTTGCCCTGCTTGCCATAGACATCCTGAACCAGAGGTATGGTTTTGGACTGGATCCCTTTAGCATAAAGAGGGTCTTCTGGCCTGGAAGGTTTGAGGTTATAGAATCGAAGGGTAGGCTGTTTATACTCGATGGTGCGCATAATGCATCGGCCGTTGAAAACCTGATCGGGCTTATTAAGAGGTTTGGTTTTTGTGTTGATGCCTTGGTCTTTGCAACACTAAAGACAAAGGACTGGCAGGGAAATTTAGCTAAATTATGCACTGTTTCGGATAATATAAAAATACCAAGGCTTAAATCATCTCTTGCCGTTGAGCCGCACCAGATAGAGTCGTTCTTGCTTAAAAACAGAGGATGCACGGTTGAGGTGTTCAACTCTGTAAATGCATGTATCAATAGCCTTTTGGATTCAGATTACAAAACAATACTCCTGTGCGGTTCGCTCTATCTGGTTGGTGAGGCTTTGGCGTGCAGTTTGATAGAAGAAGGGGAGGGCGGCTTTATGCCATAACCTCCCCGATGGTTTTTTAGTCTTCGAAATAGGAGATGCCGCACTCCTCTCTTTTAAGCAGCCACTCCCAATGGGCATCAACCTGTTTTTGGAACTCTTCAATTAGGTATTCGTTGCCCTTCTTGAACAGGTGGGCGAATCTCCTTTGCGGTTTTAGGTATTCCACAACGGGTAATTTCTTCTGAGGCTTGTAATTTATTACAACCTTTCCTTTGATTACCTCATATAGCGGCCATACGCATGTATCAACGGCCAGTTGTGCTATCTCGATGGCCTTGTTTGGCGGGAAACCCCATCCGGTTGTGCAGGGCTCAATGACATTTATGTATGTCGGGCCGTTGACATCTAAGGCCTTTTTGACCTTGTTCATCAAATCCCTCCAGTTGGAGGGTGAGGCCTGTGCTATGTATTCCATATGATGCCCTTCCAAAACGCTTACAATATCCTTCCTTGGCTGTTCTTTTCCGAATTTCACCTTACCGTTTGGCGATGTCGTTGTTGTTCCGCCAAACGGCGTTGCGCTTGAGCGCTGGTTTCCCGTGTTCTGGTATGCATTGTTGTCGTTGCAGATATAGAGGAATTGATGTCCCCTCTCAATGGCACCAGAGAGCGCCTGCAATCCTATGTCGTATGTGCCTCCGTCGCTTGCGAACGCTATAAACCTTATGTCTTTGTTGATTTTACCCTTTTTCTTTAGCGCCCTGTATGCAGTCTCAACACCGGCTATTGTGCTTGCGGCGTTCTCAAAAGCCGTATGTATCCACGGCACATTCCAGCTTGTGTATGGGTAAAGACCCGTGGAGACCTCAAAACAACCGGTGGCTGCTGCAATGACTATGTCGTATTTATCGGTTTCGGCTGCAGCAAACACCTGTCTTGCTATAACCGAGTGTGTACAGCCCGGACACAATCTATGGCCACTTACAAGGCCCTCTTTTTTCTTTGCTAAATCATTTAACAGAGCCATATCTTACCCCCATGCTCCTCTTAGGTTTAGACAATCAAACTGTTTTTCAACCTTACCCGTCTCAACGATTTTCTTTAGCGTCTCATATACGGAGTTTATATGTTTGGGTTGGGTATCCCTTCCACCGAGTCCGTATGTATAGTTGATTATCGGAGCCCTTGTGGGTGTATCATACAAAGCACTCCTTATCTCGCTAAATAGAGGTCCACCCTGAGCGCCGGCTGGTGATACCCTATCCAGAATAGCTATGGCTTTGGCAGACTGCAGGGCGTCTGCAATCTCCTTGAACGGGAATGGCCTGAATAGCCTTATCTTCAACAGGCCGGCCTTTATGCCGTTATCCCTTAGGCTATCCACGACATCCTTTGTTGTGCCGCAAACAGAACCTGCAGCAACGATGACAAAGTCTGCATCGTCCAACTTGTATGCCTCATACAGACCGTATTCCCTTCCAAATGCCTCACCAAACTCCTTTCCTACCTTTTCCACGACATCCTTTGCATTTAGAAGTCCCTTAAGCTGGCTCATCTTATGCTCAAAATACCAATCCGGTGGAGCCCAGGCGCCGTGCGTTATCGGTTCGTCTGTGTTGAGCAATGGGAATAGTGGCTCATAATCGCCTATGAACTCCTTAACAGCTGCATCGTCTTCCATCTCCCAAATCTCAATGGCGTGCGATATGTTGAAGCCGTCAAATGCAGCCAGCGCAGGCGTCATTACATCCTTATTTTCGGCTATCTTTATGGCCTGAATCAAATTATCGTATGCCTCCTGGGAGTTTTCAGAGATTAGCTGAATCCAGCCTGTATCCCTTCCGCCCATTATGTCTGAATGGTCTCCGTGGATATTCAACGGAGCAGAGAGCGCCCTTGCTGCAACGGCCATAACAATGGGAAGCCTCATGCCGCTTGCTATATAGAGCATCTCCCACATGAGTGCATATCCGTTTGCGCTTGTTGCCGTCATAACCCTTGCACCTGCTGCAGCAGCGCCGATGCAGGCACTCATTGCGGAGTGTTCGCTCTCAACGGTGACCAATTCTGTATCCATCTCGCCGTCGGCTATAAACTGGGCCACGGCCTGAGGAATTGGTGTTGAAGGCGTTATTGGAAAGGCTGCTATAACATCGGGATTGATCTGCCTCATTGCATGGGCGGCAGCCTCGTTTCCCGTCAATGCTACTTTTTTACCCATTTATTTCCTCCTAAGCTTTACTTGGAAAAGACTTCTTTTCTTAACTCTTCCTCTGTTTTACCCTTTGCCTGAGCCTCTAAGATCATCTGCAGCGATTTTGGCTTGCTTGGACACTGCTCAACGCAGATTCCGCAACCCTTGCAGTGGTCGTAATCTATACCAACCATCTTTCCGTTTTCATCCACAAGAATGGAGCTGTCCGGGCAGTAAACCCAGCAGAACATACATTGAATACATGTGTCTGGATTCCAGACCGGGCGCTCAACCCTCCAGGAACCGGTTTCATAGCTTTTGGAGTTGCCTGGATCCTTTATAGCTGCACCAATCAGCACCTCATCCCACTTTAACAACTTTTCAGCCATTTACTTTACCTCCTCGTAGGCTATCTCTATAGCCTTTCTATTGCCTTCCATTATCTTCTCTGGGAATTTACCCGCCTCTTCCAATAGCTCGACAACACCCTTTGATACATCCTCTTTGCTGAAAAGACCGGTCACCTTTGCTAAAGCACCGATCATGGGTGTGTTTGGAATGGCCCTGCCCAAGGTGTCTATGCTTATCTTGTTTGCATCGACCACATAGACCTCGTAATCCTCAAGTCCTAACTCCTTTACGACCTCTTCCTTGTCGAATGCCGTGTTTACTATTACCTTACCGTCTTTCTTTAATCCCTCTTTTACATCGATTAAGCCCATCAATGTCGGATCCAGGATCAGGACAATGTCCGGCTCCATATACTCCGAATGATCCCTGATCGGTTTGTCATTAACCCTTGTGAAAGCTACAACAGGAGCTCCTCTTTTCTCTGCACCGTATACGGCAAAACCCTGAGCGTAAATTCCCTCCTCTTGAGAGATTAGCTCTGCCAGTGTTTTGGCTGCCGTAACGGCT
It encodes:
- a CDS encoding ribonuclease HII encodes the protein MGKTAGVDEAGRGPWAGPVVAACVILKKDIPHLDDIDDSKKLSAKKREELYKIIKENSIYGIGVASNKEIDRLGIVKAVELAIKRAIEVMDEKPSFLLIDGKDRFDLPIKYKTIVDGDEKVKSIAAASILAKVWRDRYMELAADIYPRYGFEKHKGYGTKAHSVALEKYGPCPIHRFSFKPIQRILKERSKKPRLLLHACCAPCATSVIERLKGDYDVEVFFYNPNIHPKREYEIRLEEIKRLCQHHDIKLHVGEYNPKRWVDMVKVYKNEPEGGKRCVLCYADRMKQTVKLAEELGFDYFTTTLSVSPLKDYRKIKSIGDVLAARYGIDFEDTDFKKKDGFKRSVELSKEFGFYRQTYCGCVYSNIEQKRKRGVLHGKGSD
- a CDS encoding bifunctional aminoglycoside phosphotransferase/ATP-binding protein, producing the protein MEKVQIDALIDRYGFEMIETHISWVLLGGGFVYKIKKPVDFGFLDYTTIEKRLNFCQKEVELNKRLAEEIYLGVSKITIKNGDISIDGDGDVIDYAVRMRRMPQDRMMDVLLDEDRITPKQIDALAKKVADFHKTAATNDYISSFGSLKTNRFNTDENFEQTKNGIGTFITQFQYDAIKDYTDRFYLQNGGVFQKRIDEGKVRDCHGDMYSKNVCIVDEDHIYIYDCIEFNERFRYSDVASDVAFMLMDLENKNRWDLSELFLKSYLDYSSDATMMEVLDFYKIYRAYVRGKIAFFQNNTEEANGYFDLAFGYLPAYYKPKVLIFCGLSGSGKTTLALELSRRYGFVVLSSDVIRKRLAGMDISKKDLADFGGGIYSAQMTERVYEKMIEDAYQLARLGKSVILDATFLKKSQRDAVFERFIRLGIKPKVVFVDIDDKTAMEHFKKRQSERSASDGRYEIYLKQKELLEKPDDAIILSGKADIEDNLRVLGGFLR
- a CDS encoding pyridoxine 5'-phosphate synthase, encoding MRLGVNIDHVATIREARKTNEPEPIYAALLVQEALADGITMHLREDRRHIQDRDVYQVKEIVKIPLNLEMSLNEEIVKIALDVKPHQATLVPENRQEITTEGGLDVVANSDRVSEVIKRLQDKGILVSLFIDPQEWQIEQAKSLGADAIELHTGNYANAKHDVERRMELEKLIDAAKYAKSLGLHVHAGHGLTYENVKPVAAIEEIEELNIGHSIIAKSVFVGIKEAVRLMRQLIQEARWKSA
- the acpS gene encoding holo-ACP synthase encodes the protein MEVGIDIEEIERIERAHKRFGDRFLRKIFCKEEIDYCFSKKNPYPSLCGRFCAKEAVVKVYGGAIGISDVKIITKESGKPVVFIHDAPSDIAISISHSRLYATAIAVKP
- a CDS encoding bifunctional folylpolyglutamate synthase/dihydrofolate synthase, producing MNEIEAFLELNRILNSLNPYAMDLSLDRIKSFLNKIGNPQDSFKSILVGGTNGKGSVVSMLSLAFEQADYNVGTYTSPHLIQLNERFRINGKVVPFYVLLDYARFIQSINFERLTYFEFLTVMAFLLFKDFGVDVAVLEVGMGGEFDATNVVNPILSIITSISFDHTQHLGDTLEKITLTKSKIIKNLGVVCKNPDVVIKTIKDSVDAEVFFVDDSYVKRAEGLGFFNVSLDNVAVALLAIDILNQRYGFGLDPFSIKRVFWPGRFEVIESKGRLFILDGAHNASAVENLIGLIKRFGFCVDALVFATLKTKDWQGNLAKLCTVSDNIKIPRLKSSLAVEPHQIESFLLKNRGCTVEVFNSVNACINSLLDSDYKTILLCGSLYLVGEALACSLIEEGEGGFMP
- a CDS encoding thiamine pyrophosphate-dependent enzyme — protein: MALLNDLAKKKEGLVSGHRLCPGCTHSVIARQVFAAAETDKYDIVIAAATGCFEVSTGLYPYTSWNVPWIHTAFENAASTIAGVETAYRALKKKGKINKDIRFIAFASDGGTYDIGLQALSGAIERGHQFLYICNDNNAYQNTGNQRSSATPFGGTTTTSPNGKVKFGKEQPRKDIVSVLEGHHMEYIAQASPSNWRDLMNKVKKALDVNGPTYINVIEPCTTGWGFPPNKAIEIAQLAVDTCVWPLYEVIKGKVVINYKPQKKLPVVEYLKPQRRFAHLFKKGNEYLIEEFQKQVDAHWEWLLKREECGISYFED
- the porA gene encoding pyruvate ferredoxin oxidoreductase, which produces MGKKVALTGNEAAAHAMRQINPDVIAAFPITPSTPIPQAVAQFIADGEMDTELVTVESEHSAMSACIGAAAAGARVMTATSANGYALMWEMLYIASGMRLPIVMAVAARALSAPLNIHGDHSDIMGGRDTGWIQLISENSQEAYDNLIQAIKIAENKDVMTPALAAFDGFNISHAIEIWEMEDDAAVKEFIGDYEPLFPLLNTDEPITHGAWAPPDWYFEHKMSQLKGLLNAKDVVEKVGKEFGEAFGREYGLYEAYKLDDADFVIVAAGSVCGTTKDVVDSLRDNGIKAGLLKIRLFRPFPFKEIADALQSAKAIAILDRVSPAGAQGGPLFSEIRSALYDTPTRAPIINYTYGLGGRDTQPKHINSVYETLKKIVETGKVEKQFDCLNLRGAWG
- a CDS encoding 4Fe-4S dicluster domain-containing protein, with protein sequence MAEKLLKWDEVLIGAAIKDPGNSKSYETGSWRVERPVWNPDTCIQCMFCWVYCPDSSILVDENGKMVGIDYDHCKGCGICVEQCPSKPKSLQMILEAQAKGKTEEELRKEVFSK
- a CDS encoding 2-oxoacid:acceptor oxidoreductase family protein — encoded protein: MSKKMDIRWHGRAGQGAVTAAKTLAELISQEEGIYAQGFAVYGAEKRGAPVVAFTRVNDKPIRDHSEYMEPDIVLILDPTLMGLIDVKEGLKKDGKVIVNTAFDKEEVVKELGLEDYEVYVVDANKISIDTLGRAIPNTPMIGALAKVTGLFSKEDVSKGVVELLEEAGKFPEKIMEGNRKAIEIAYEEVK